TTCAAACTAGCTGAATTTTCAAGAATACACGAAAGCTGATTCAAATACATGTTTATcattgtgaattaaaaaaaaaaaaaaaaaaaagaagaagaagaagaagaagaagaaaactaggCTATGCTATTGCAAGGAAGGTAATCATGCTACGCCACTAAAACCATGCATGGACCCAACGACCCTGCCGCAGGCAAGCACCGGTCAGAGCAACGGGATCCCTTCTGCGTGATACACGAGCAGAAAAGGTCAAAAGAAGagcaagaaaccaagaaaaacccTTCTCCTGAGATATTTGGGATTTTCAGCTTCTTATGAGGTCCACTCGATTTTGGACCGACAATTATGATAACCCTTCTCTTTATGTTTCTTACTACAAAGAAGAGGCTGGTAGACCCCACTATTAATTGAGCTACATGCTCATTGGCTAAGACTACTTCCTCTTACTTGAAGGAAGGAGACCAGTGGACGATATTCAttcacaattatttatttttaaatcatttaagtATTTCAACATTAGCTTAATATgtcacattaaattaaaaaatttatatataatcttactatttaattttacaattcaagtttagattatatttttcatgcggtgtcaaaaaattttattttttaacaaccttgccACTATTACTTTACTCGTGctttatattactttttatgCGTCGTCTAATCTAATTgactatatataaattatggGTCTATAAATACCAACCAAAGCACATTAAAACCATCTTCTTTTCCTCCCTGGATTTCTTTTATATCCAATTCCAAATGATTCTTGAGGCTCTCATTTTGGTATTTCTTTATGGTTTCTGGAAAATCCTAGCCAGAAATAGTGAAGGCAAAAAATCAACCAGAGCCCCTGAACCGTCCGGGGCATGGCCGTTATTTGGTCACCTCCCTAGTCTAGTTGGCAAAGACCCAGCATGTAAAACCCTTGGAGCCATTGCCGATAAATATGGCCCTATTTACTCACTCAAGTTCGGCATTCATCGAACCCTAGTGGTCAGTAGTTGGGAAACAGTGAAGGATTGCTTAAACACCAATGACAGAGTTTTGGCTACTAGAGCAGGCATAGCAGCAGGGAAACATATGTTTTATAACAACGCAGCTTTTGCATTAGCCCCGTACGGACAGTATTGGCGAGATGTCAGAAAGCTGGCCACTCTTCAGCTTCTATCAAATCAGCGGCTTGAAATGCTTAAGCATGTCCGTGTATCAGAAGTAGACACGTTCATCAAAGGTTTGCACAGTTTTTATGCAGGAAATGTGGACTCCCCTGCGAAGGTGAATATAAGCAAATTGTTGGAAAGCTTGACGTTCAACATAAACCTTAGAACAATAGTCGGGAAGCGATATTGCAGCAGCACATATGACAAGGAGAACAGCGAGCCCTGGCGTTACaaaaaagccataaaaaaaGCCTTGTATCTGAGTGGGATTTTTGTAATGTCGGATGCGATTCCATTTCTTGAATGGCTTGATTATCAGGGGCATGTAAGTGCTATGAAGAAGACTGCCAAGGAACTTGATGCCGTGATACGAAATTGGCTGGAAGAacatcttaagaaaaaaatagatggcGAATTGGGAAGCGATCGTGAGAGCGACTTCATGGACGTGATGATCTCTAACCTTGCTGAAGGTCCTGATAGGATTTCTGGCTATTCGCGTGATGTTGTCATCAAGGCAACAGCTTTGGTACGTTTCCTAAGTACTGTAAGCCTTTAgtacctttttgtttttggctgGCAGGTGACGGGGCGCACCGCAGAGACCTTCCAGTCTCCTACCAATTGTGCTAGCGCTCAGGTGGTAATTGACttacaaatattttcattttcacaCGTTTTGTGGTAATTTTGCAGATTCTCACCCTCACAGGAGCAGGAAGCACAGCAACTACATTAGTTTGGACGCTGTCCCTATTGCTAAACAACCCAACCGTGCTAAAGGCTGCTCAAGAAGAGCTGGACAAGCAAGTAGGAAGAGAAAGATGGGTGGAAGAATCAGATATACAGAACCTCAAGTACCTCCAAGCAATTGTGAAAGAAACCCTGCGCTTATACCCTCCAGGCCCCTTAACCGGAATACGTGAGGCCATGGAAGATTGTTCTATTGGTGGCTATGATGTTCCTAAGGGCACTCGACTAGTAGTTAACATATGGAAGCTACATCGAGACCCTCGTGTGTGGAAAAACCCAAACGAGTTTAAACCTGACAGGTTCTTGACAACCCATGCTGATCTTGATTTTAGGGGTCAAAATATGGAGTTCATTCCTTTTAGCTCTGGGAGAAGATCTTGCCCTGCCATAAATCTTGGCTTGATAGTGGTTCATCTGACACTTGCTAGGATCCTTCAGGGTTTTGATTTAACAACTGTTGCAGGCTTGCCTGTGGACATGATTGAAGGCCCAGGCATTGCCTTACCGAAGGAGACCCCTCTCGAAGTTGTCATCAAACCACGCCTAGGATTGGAGCTCTACTAGGTATCAGTGTCTTTGCCTTCACCACTACATGCATACATCAATAAAAAAGCTGGTTTAGGCATCCTAACAAGTCAAGCGTATGAGCTTGCGTCAGATTATGCTACTATTCTATGTAATGAAGCGAATACCAACATATGTGTGATTTGTGGTGTTGGCTATGAATAAAatgcccttttcttttgatttctactggacctttctttcttctaatGGCCAGAAATTGGTTAGAAGATACTGAGATTTCTGCTGCAGTCTCaacaatcataataaaaaaaaatagtgttttcaCCTAGAAACggtataatactttttttttcttatctttattttttttaatttgcattttaatttattttttttacaatttttttctaaaaattattatacaaaaactaagaaaatgatttttcattatAACGATTGCAACATTGTTCCATTCTTCTGCTATATTAAGAATTAACTTgagattttatatgtttttattaacgtatttcatcttttattatagtttattatatctaaacatcaattttttttatttatagtaatattttttattcaatgtcaaaaaatatgttaataacatctatatactaattttttgtgttagaaaaaaaaatttaatcgatCTGTAGCGAGGCGAGTTGAATAGACGcgttaatactttattttttatatttattagcaCAAAAAgttcttgatatatttaattaaatgtatgtataaaagttttgatttataattaaaattaaaaaaaatacttcaaaaaatttatatatatattttttttaccaaaaacattACTTTAACTTCAGCCAAAACGAAGATCAAATAGCTCTGTTTGTTTTAACTCATGACCTCATCATGAGTCCATAGCCATCCACCTACAAAAGTATACAACTTTCAAGGTAGTGTCACTGTCATGTCACTTGACATGCCAGTACGAGGCACGTC
The DNA window shown above is from Populus trichocarpa isolate Nisqually-1 chromosome 4, P.trichocarpa_v4.1, whole genome shotgun sequence and carries:
- the LOC7494570 gene encoding dimethylnonatriene synthase → MILEALILVFLYGFWKILARNSEGKKSTRAPEPSGAWPLFGHLPSLVGKDPACKTLGAIADKYGPIYSLKFGIHRTLVVSSWETVKDCLNTNDRVLATRAGIAAGKHMFYNNAAFALAPYGQYWRDVRKLATLQLLSNQRLEMLKHVRVSEVDTFIKGLHSFYAGNVDSPAKVNISKLLESLTFNINLRTIVGKRYCSSTYDKENSEPWRYKKAIKKALYLSGIFVMSDAIPFLEWLDYQGHVSAMKKTAKELDAVIRNWLEEHLKKKIDGELGSDRESDFMDVMISNLAEGPDRISGYSRDVVIKATALILTLTGAGSTATTLVWTLSLLLNNPTVLKAAQEELDKQVGRERWVEESDIQNLKYLQAIVKETLRLYPPGPLTGIREAMEDCSIGGYDVPKGTRLVVNIWKLHRDPRVWKNPNEFKPDRFLTTHADLDFRGQNMEFIPFSSGRRSCPAINLGLIVVHLTLARILQGFDLTTVAGLPVDMIEGPGIALPKETPLEVVIKPRLGLELY